From Amphritea atlantica, a single genomic window includes:
- the tusD gene encoding sulfurtransferase complex subunit TusD produces the protein MIFSIVITGAPYSSQASASALQFSKSVLKLGHRIHRVFFYADGVHSGSALAAPPQDERNIPAEWAELAREHELDLVVCIAAAVRRGVLDENEARRYEKNGHNLSPDFNLSGLGQLVEAGILSDRVVTFGA, from the coding sequence ATGATTTTTTCAATTGTTATTACCGGCGCCCCTTATAGCTCCCAGGCATCAGCCAGCGCTTTACAGTTCAGTAAAAGCGTACTGAAACTGGGACACAGGATTCATCGGGTGTTTTTTTACGCCGATGGCGTCCACAGCGGCTCAGCTCTGGCTGCCCCGCCTCAGGATGAACGCAACATTCCGGCCGAATGGGCTGAGCTGGCCCGCGAGCATGAGCTCGATCTGGTAGTCTGCATCGCGGCGGCCGTGAGGCGTGGTGTACTGGATGAAAATGAGGCCCGTCGCTATGAAAAAAACGGCCATAACCTGAGCCCCGATTTTAACCTCTCCGGACTGGGCCAACTGGTAGAGGCCGGCATTCTGTCTGACCGCGTTGTTACTTTTGGAGCCTGA
- the tusC gene encoding sulfurtransferase complex subunit TusC, with the protein MSDSKKSFLIINRKAPYGSSAARDALDVALTISVFEQPLSLLFSDDGVLQLLPEHNAAAIGQKNLSANLAMLEMYDIDQLYVCSRALEQRGIRPSDIKLNITLLDQNGIAALIKQQDQVLSF; encoded by the coding sequence ATGAGCGATAGCAAAAAATCATTTCTGATTATTAATCGCAAAGCGCCTTACGGCAGTAGCGCCGCCCGGGATGCGCTGGATGTCGCACTCACCATCTCGGTCTTTGAACAACCCTTAAGCCTGTTGTTTTCAGACGACGGCGTGTTGCAACTATTGCCGGAACATAACGCCGCAGCGATCGGCCAGAAAAACCTTTCAGCCAATCTGGCGATGCTGGAGATGTATGATATTGATCAGCTCTATGTGTGTAGCCGTGCACTGGAACAACGGGGCATCCGCCCTAGCGATATCAAATTAAATATTACCCTGCTGGATCAGAACGGCATTGCCGCCCTGATCAAACAACAGGATCAGGTTTTGAGTTTCTGA
- the tusB gene encoding sulfurtransferase complex subunit TusB, with the protein MTLHLINKTPSESSALSDSLSAMSEGDALLLIENGVYAALPGYAALFTRLPGSVQCYLLENDAQARGLKDLNQEFRQIDYDGFVELSCRYSKVVSWF; encoded by the coding sequence ATGACACTTCATCTGATTAACAAAACCCCATCGGAAAGCAGCGCACTCAGCGACAGCCTGTCTGCCATGAGTGAAGGGGATGCCCTGTTACTGATTGAAAACGGTGTGTACGCCGCTTTGCCAGGCTATGCAGCGCTCTTTACCCGCCTGCCAGGATCAGTGCAATGCTATCTGCTGGAAAATGACGCTCAGGCCCGCGGCCTGAAAGACCTCAATCAGGAGTTTCGTCAGATCGACTATGACGGATTTGTCGAGCTGAGCTGTCGTTATAGCAAAGTGGTGAGCTGGTTCTAA
- a CDS encoding TusE/DsrC/DsvC family sulfur relay protein yields the protein MENLDINGQAIAVDNEGYLRHLEDWNREVAEQLAQQEGIELNEAHWEILHLLRDFYHTYEMSPAMRPLIKAVAAKLGSDKGKSIYLMSLFPGSPAKLASKIAGLPKPTNCL from the coding sequence ATGGAAAACTTAGATATAAACGGGCAGGCAATAGCCGTCGATAACGAAGGCTATCTGCGCCATCTGGAAGACTGGAATCGTGAGGTTGCGGAACAACTGGCACAACAGGAAGGTATTGAGCTGAACGAGGCTCATTGGGAAATTCTGCACCTGCTGCGTGATTTTTATCACACCTATGAAATGTCTCCGGCGATGCGCCCCCTGATAAAAGCGGTTGCCGCCAAGCTGGGCAGCGATAAAGGTAAGAGTATCTATCTGATGTCCCTTTTCCCCGGCAGCCCGGCAAAACTTGCCAGCAAGATAGCAGGCCTGCCAAAACCGACTAACTGTTTATAA
- a CDS encoding NAD(P)-dependent oxidoreductase has protein sequence MKIAFLGIGLMGQPMAVNLLNSGFKLTLWNRTRSKAESLVCQGAEVAETPAEAIADADITITMLENGPIVDQILFNKEFPATFKRGSTVIDMSSVPPKLAKQHAARLKHIGVNYLDTPVSGGTVGAQQASLSIMAGGDKTVFERCLPIFTTLGKATYIGPAGSGQLAKCANQAIVGITIGAVAEALLLAAEGGADPAAVREALLGGFASSRILELHGQRMIDREFNPGATSRVQLKDLRTILDTAQSEDLTLPLVQQTYDQYQQLVSKGYEEIDHSGLLLQLEMLNGNRTLNDKPTTSPCDPSDHS, from the coding sequence ATGAAAATAGCTTTTCTCGGAATCGGCCTGATGGGCCAGCCAATGGCCGTTAATCTGCTGAATTCAGGCTTTAAACTGACCCTCTGGAACCGCACACGCAGCAAAGCTGAATCCCTGGTCTGCCAGGGCGCTGAAGTTGCAGAGACTCCGGCAGAGGCAATAGCGGATGCGGATATCACCATTACCATGCTGGAAAATGGTCCGATCGTCGATCAGATCCTGTTCAACAAAGAATTTCCCGCCACCTTTAAACGGGGCAGCACCGTAATCGATATGAGCTCTGTGCCCCCCAAGCTGGCTAAACAGCACGCTGCCCGCCTCAAACATATCGGTGTTAACTATCTCGATACGCCGGTATCGGGAGGCACTGTTGGCGCACAACAAGCCTCCCTTTCTATAATGGCGGGTGGCGATAAAACGGTTTTCGAGCGCTGCCTGCCAATATTCACCACTCTGGGAAAAGCGACCTATATCGGTCCGGCAGGTTCGGGACAGCTCGCCAAATGCGCCAACCAGGCCATTGTCGGCATCACCATTGGCGCGGTTGCCGAAGCGCTGCTGCTGGCCGCAGAAGGCGGTGCCGATCCTGCAGCCGTACGCGAGGCCCTGCTGGGAGGGTTTGCCAGCAGCCGGATTCTTGAGCTGCATGGTCAGCGCATGATCGACCGGGAGTTTAATCCCGGTGCGACATCCCGGGTTCAGCTTAAAGACCTGCGTACAATACTGGATACTGCACAGTCTGAAGACCTTACCCTGCCGCTGGTACAACAGACCTATGATCAGTATCAGCAGTTGGTCAGCAAAGGGTATGAAGAGATTGATCACAGCGGCTTATTACTGCAACTGGAGATGCTCAACGGCAACCGAACACTCAATGACAAACCGACCACCTCACCCTGCGACCCATCCGATCACTCATAA
- a CDS encoding hydroxypyruvate isomerase family protein, which yields MPDFAVNLSMLFTEVPLAERFSAAAEQGFSKVEIQFPYELPAAQILDLLQHNKQQLVLLNAPAGDWFSGDRGIACHPDRVAEFRQGVSLAIDYAKKLNCPNINILSGISPANYNSKLVRETFIDNLKFCAEVCANENIQLLVEAINTQDIPGFFLNNSRQAFELFQAIDHTNIKLQYDIYHMQIMEGNVIQTLRDNLDKIGHIQFADVPGRHEPQTGELNFSNIFKALDDMGYSGITSLEYNPSASTAESLGWLKQIA from the coding sequence ATGCCAGATTTTGCCGTCAACCTGAGTATGCTTTTCACGGAGGTTCCTTTGGCAGAACGATTCTCCGCTGCCGCAGAACAGGGATTCAGCAAGGTCGAAATTCAGTTTCCTTATGAACTGCCTGCCGCTCAGATTCTCGATTTGCTGCAACACAATAAACAGCAGCTGGTACTCTTAAACGCGCCCGCCGGTGACTGGTTTTCCGGCGACAGGGGCATTGCATGCCATCCCGACAGAGTCGCTGAGTTCCGTCAGGGAGTCAGCCTTGCCATCGATTACGCAAAAAAACTAAATTGCCCAAATATCAATATATTATCCGGTATATCTCCAGCTAATTATAATAGCAAGCTTGTAAGAGAAACCTTCATTGATAACCTTAAATTCTGCGCTGAGGTATGCGCAAATGAGAACATTCAATTGCTTGTTGAAGCGATAAACACACAGGACATTCCGGGCTTTTTCCTCAATAACAGTCGCCAGGCATTTGAGCTGTTTCAAGCGATTGACCATACCAATATCAAGCTGCAATATGATATCTACCATATGCAGATTATGGAGGGTAATGTGATTCAAACCCTGCGAGATAATCTGGATAAGATCGGCCATATCCAGTTTGCTGATGTTCCCGGACGGCATGAACCACAAACTGGTGAACTAAACTTCAGCAATATTTTTAAAGCTCTGGATGATATGGGATACTCCGGTATAACAAGCCTTGAATATAATCCCTCTGCCAGCACCGCCGAAAGCCTTGGCTGGCTGAAACAGATAGCATAA
- a CDS encoding chemotaxis protein CheW, with the protein MGLEDAAKQLQQIQAELSSDVHDQHKKNGENQEAYRKWATFSIADELYAIDVMQVKEVLRFTDITPVPGAPAGILGIINLRGSVVTVISSRTLFKLEDKEIDHNTRIVVAEFDDQEVLGILVDGVDEVLNLPESETERAPGVMREDSQRQFVQGVCYRDDQLIILLDLDRMLAGFKALQPEQEQ; encoded by the coding sequence ATGGGTCTTGAAGACGCAGCGAAACAACTACAGCAGATTCAGGCAGAGCTTAGCTCCGACGTTCATGATCAGCATAAAAAAAATGGTGAAAATCAGGAGGCTTATCGTAAATGGGCAACCTTTTCGATTGCCGATGAGCTTTATGCCATTGATGTTATGCAAGTCAAAGAGGTGCTGCGTTTTACCGATATAACCCCTGTTCCGGGTGCCCCAGCAGGCATTCTCGGCATCATTAATCTTCGCGGCAGTGTCGTCACGGTGATTAGCTCCCGGACACTGTTTAAGCTGGAAGATAAAGAGATCGATCACAACACCCGCATCGTGGTTGCTGAATTTGACGACCAGGAGGTTCTGGGAATTCTGGTCGATGGTGTGGATGAGGTTCTCAACCTGCCGGAAAGCGAAACAGAGAGGGCCCCCGGGGTGATGCGCGAAGACTCCCAGCGCCAGTTTGTTCAGGGGGTTTGCTACCGGGATGATCAGCTTATCATTCTGCTGGATCTTGACCGGATGCTGGCGGGATTCAAAGCTTTACAACCTGAACAGGAACAATAA
- the nhaC gene encoding Na+/H+ antiporter NhaC — MNDHLQVSDVKKPRLGLALIPVVLTLLVLGIQLFYFGDFTPHIPLAIGLAITGLVGIRLGLKWKDIEEGVFHVIHVSLPSVSVLICVGMIIGVWIASGTVPTLIYYGLTLLSPQIFLAAAMVLCSVVSLSLGTSWGTVGTVGLALMGIGAGFDIPVYWTAGAVVSGAFFGDKISPLSDTTNLAPAVTGTDVFSHIKNMMPTTIPSMLIAFFIYLVAGFTLIDGDGASFEKINAITTALDANFTISVWLLLPALLVIVLAVKRMPPIPSLFAGVLAGAVAAMITQGAGIHQLLTFANSGYSIDTGISTIDSLLNRGGIQSMMWTISLVLIALGFGGALEKTGCLEAIIAAIMTRIKGFKGVQTAAVCTSISTNLVAGDPYLSIALPGRMYAPIYRGMGYSTLNLSRAIEEGGTLISPLIPWNAGGAFVISALGLGIADGHVENLLYIPLAFACWLSPVIGLIYAQTGLFSPKATEEERRMWEHQGEIIATEMAEDSFAQKKVVV, encoded by the coding sequence ATGAATGATCATCTGCAAGTTTCTGACGTGAAAAAACCTCGGCTGGGATTGGCTCTGATCCCGGTTGTCCTGACCCTTCTGGTGCTGGGTATACAGCTGTTCTATTTCGGTGATTTTACCCCCCATATTCCACTGGCCATTGGGTTAGCGATAACCGGTTTAGTGGGCATCCGGCTGGGGCTTAAATGGAAAGATATTGAGGAGGGGGTTTTTCATGTAATTCATGTTTCACTGCCCTCGGTTTCGGTGCTGATCTGCGTGGGTATGATTATCGGCGTCTGGATCGCCAGTGGTACTGTGCCAACGCTGATCTATTATGGCCTGACATTGCTGTCACCGCAGATATTCCTGGCGGCAGCCATGGTGCTTTGCTCGGTTGTATCCCTCTCCCTCGGTACCTCCTGGGGAACGGTTGGCACCGTGGGCCTTGCGCTGATGGGGATCGGTGCGGGGTTTGATATTCCGGTTTACTGGACTGCAGGTGCGGTCGTTTCCGGCGCCTTTTTCGGGGATAAAATTTCACCACTGTCAGACACCACTAATCTGGCTCCGGCTGTTACCGGCACTGATGTGTTTTCCCATATCAAAAACATGATGCCGACTACTATACCCTCAATGCTGATCGCTTTTTTCATCTATCTGGTAGCTGGGTTTACCCTGATCGATGGAGACGGGGCATCATTTGAAAAAATTAATGCGATCACGACTGCGCTTGATGCAAACTTCACTATCTCTGTCTGGTTACTATTACCTGCGCTGCTGGTGATCGTGCTTGCCGTTAAGCGTATGCCGCCCATCCCATCACTGTTTGCCGGGGTTCTGGCGGGTGCCGTTGCAGCGATGATCACACAAGGGGCTGGCATCCATCAGTTGCTCACCTTTGCCAATAGCGGTTATTCAATTGATACGGGTATCAGCACTATTGATAGCCTGCTGAATCGCGGCGGAATACAGTCAATGATGTGGACCATCTCGCTGGTGCTGATTGCGCTGGGTTTTGGTGGTGCACTCGAGAAGACTGGCTGCCTGGAAGCTATAATTGCAGCGATTATGACCAGAATTAAAGGGTTTAAAGGCGTTCAGACGGCAGCGGTTTGTACCTCTATTTCGACCAATCTTGTTGCCGGCGATCCCTATCTGTCAATCGCTCTGCCAGGTCGTATGTACGCGCCGATCTATCGGGGTATGGGATATTCGACGCTGAACCTTTCCCGGGCAATCGAAGAGGGTGGTACGCTTATTTCGCCACTGATTCCCTGGAATGCCGGTGGTGCATTTGTAATCAGTGCACTGGGACTGGGTATTGCGGATGGTCATGTAGAAAATCTGCTGTACATACCGTTGGCATTTGCCTGTTGGTTATCACCGGTGATCGGACTGATCTATGCTCAGACGGGGTTGTTCTCACCTAAAGCGACAGAGGAGGAGCGCCGCATGTGGGAGCATCAGGGAGAGATTATAGCGACTGAAATGGCAGAGGACAGTTTCGCTCAAAAGAAAGTAGTGGTGTAG
- a CDS encoding secondary thiamine-phosphate synthase enzyme YjbQ, whose product MVEIISIETRGQGLYEFTDEIRRLLNRSTVREGLCSLLIQHTSASLTIQENADPSAQRDLENWLNRLVPEGDPLYTHVFEGRDDMPAHIKAVLTATTLSIPVKNGQLMLGIWQGVYCWEHRHGHQKRSVAVHIG is encoded by the coding sequence ATGGTAGAGATAATCAGCATAGAAACCCGGGGACAGGGATTATATGAATTTACCGATGAGATCAGGCGTTTACTGAACAGGAGCACGGTGCGGGAGGGGCTTTGTAGTCTGCTGATTCAGCATACCAGCGCCAGTCTCACCATCCAGGAAAATGCAGACCCAAGCGCTCAGCGTGATCTTGAAAACTGGCTGAACCGTTTGGTACCGGAGGGCGATCCGCTGTATACCCATGTGTTCGAAGGCCGGGATGATATGCCAGCTCATATCAAAGCAGTCCTGACGGCAACTACGCTCTCGATACCGGTCAAGAATGGGCAGTTGATGCTGGGAATCTGGCAGGGTGTTTATTGCTGGGAGCATCGTCACGGCCATCAGAAAAGGTCAGTTGCCGTGCATATAGGTTAG
- a CDS encoding malate dehydrogenase, translated as MRRPVRIAVTGAAGAISYNLLFKIAAGEMMGRDQPVILQLIEIPDAMEALRGVAMELEDCAYPLLHTITLHDNVEEGFSNCHYALLVGARPRGPGMERSDLLEVNAEIFARQGKALNDFANRDVKVLVTGNPANTNALIASRNAPKLSPSQFTCLTRLDHNRAKGMLASQCGVTALDIQNIIIWGNHSPTQYPDLHHATVFGQPAMGQIDTSWYRNEFIPRVQERGSEIIKARGLSSAASAAQAIVDQMHNWTQGTDPGEIVSMGILSDGSYGIEKGVFFSFPVRCNYGRYQIVHGLEVSDFSRKKLTATELELLEEKAVVEHLLPKETEESHMNLTICLKSGVTLYADGTGPSQESKFLNNSRVL; from the coding sequence ATGAGAAGACCCGTACGGATTGCTGTAACTGGTGCTGCAGGCGCTATCAGTTATAACCTGTTATTCAAAATCGCCGCAGGGGAGATGATGGGGCGCGATCAGCCGGTTATTCTTCAGCTGATTGAGATTCCCGACGCGATGGAAGCCCTGCGGGGTGTTGCTATGGAGCTTGAGGATTGTGCCTACCCGTTGCTGCACACGATTACCCTTCACGACAATGTCGAAGAGGGCTTCAGTAACTGTCACTATGCGTTGTTAGTCGGTGCCCGGCCGCGTGGGCCTGGTATGGAGCGAAGTGATCTGCTTGAAGTGAATGCAGAGATCTTTGCCCGTCAGGGTAAGGCGCTTAACGACTTTGCCAACCGCGATGTAAAAGTGCTGGTGACCGGTAACCCGGCAAACACCAATGCGCTGATTGCCAGTCGTAATGCGCCGAAGCTTAGCCCCTCTCAGTTTACCTGTCTGACGCGTCTGGATCATAACCGTGCCAAGGGTATGCTGGCCAGTCAGTGTGGTGTCACTGCACTTGATATTCAGAATATCATTATCTGGGGTAACCACTCTCCGACTCAGTATCCGGATCTGCATCATGCAACGGTGTTCGGTCAGCCAGCGATGGGACAGATTGATACCTCCTGGTATCGTAATGAATTTATTCCGCGGGTGCAGGAGCGTGGCAGCGAGATTATTAAAGCTCGCGGCTTATCAAGTGCGGCCTCTGCAGCTCAGGCGATTGTTGATCAGATGCATAACTGGACTCAGGGTACTGATCCGGGTGAGATTGTCAGCATGGGGATTCTGAGTGATGGTAGTTATGGTATTGAGAAAGGAGTTTTCTTCTCCTTCCCGGTGCGCTGTAACTATGGTCGTTATCAGATTGTGCACGGTCTTGAGGTCAGTGATTTCAGTCGTAAGAAGCTGACGGCTACCGAGCTTGAGTTGCTTGAGGAAAAGGCGGTTGTCGAACACCTGCTGCCAAAAGAGACTGAAGAGTCGCATATGAATCTTACTATCTGCCTGAAGTCCGGTGTGACTCTCTATGCTGATGGAACAGGGCCAAGCCAGGAAAGTAAGTTCCTCAATAACAGCCGGGTACTCTGA
- a CDS encoding radical SAM protein, translated as MNRSLVNPPISYIEPLYRPPSEANSLILQVTNGCSWNRCTFCEMYIDPQKQFKPKSEARLLEEIIRCGQQLPGVRRVFLGDGDAMVLSFRRLKTILEAIRTHLPDVTRVSAYALPSNLKNKSVEQLQVLRDLGLKLIYVGAESGDDDVLRCIDKGETFQSTVDGLLKARHAGIKTSVMLINGLGGVRMTEQHARASATLINAVQPEYLATLVLFSRRGNQRVHDGFGGDFNALNQRQLFQEMELFLSELKLTSTIFRSDHASNFLVLKGVLNRDLDTMLRQLRTAIETPERVFLRQDHQRGL; from the coding sequence ATGAACCGGTCTCTGGTAAACCCTCCGATAAGCTATATAGAGCCACTGTATCGTCCGCCCAGTGAGGCAAACTCTCTTATTCTTCAGGTGACCAATGGTTGTAGCTGGAACCGTTGTACTTTCTGTGAGATGTATATCGATCCACAGAAGCAATTTAAGCCCAAAAGTGAAGCTCGGCTGCTTGAAGAGATTATTCGCTGTGGTCAGCAATTACCCGGTGTAAGAAGAGTTTTTCTCGGGGACGGTGATGCGATGGTGTTATCGTTCCGGCGCCTTAAAACGATTCTGGAAGCGATCCGTACCCACCTGCCTGATGTTACCCGCGTGTCTGCTTACGCGCTGCCTTCAAACCTCAAGAATAAATCAGTTGAACAGCTTCAGGTGCTTCGTGATCTGGGGCTGAAACTGATCTACGTCGGGGCGGAGAGTGGCGATGATGATGTGTTGCGCTGCATTGATAAAGGCGAGACCTTTCAGAGCACTGTTGACGGGCTGCTTAAAGCCAGGCATGCGGGGATCAAAACATCGGTGATGCTGATCAATGGTCTGGGGGGTGTGCGTATGACTGAGCAGCATGCCCGGGCGTCGGCAACGCTGATAAACGCGGTTCAGCCTGAATATCTCGCGACTCTGGTGCTGTTTTCCCGACGCGGAAATCAGCGTGTCCACGACGGGTTTGGTGGCGATTTTAACGCCCTGAATCAGCGCCAGCTGTTTCAGGAGATGGAGCTGTTTCTGTCTGAACTCAAACTGACAAGCACCATATTTCGCAGTGATCATGCGTCTAATTTTCTGGTTCTGAAAGGCGTTCTAAACCGGGATCTTGATACTATGCTCAGGCAGCTGCGGACCGCAATTGAAACGCCTGAGCGGGTGTTTCTCCGACAGGATCATCAACGCGGCCTGTAA
- a CDS encoding TatD family hydrolase produces the protein MFVDSHCHLDRLDLSACNNDLQSVIDAATGKNVSRMLCVAIDLQNLPEMLETVNRFDNVYASAGVHPLHVSDGVPEVATLLGYAADANVIALGETGLDYYYQKDTVEQQRESFVNHLKASAEARLPVIVHTRDAREDTISILRQHVDTDVAGVLHCFTENWEMARQAMDLNFMISFSGIITFRNAAELREVVRQVPMENLLIETDSPYLAPVPYRGKPNEPQYVVEVAQCVADIKGLRIEEVAEITSDNFDRIFNKAVTG, from the coding sequence ATGTTTGTAGATTCTCACTGTCACCTGGACAGGCTCGACCTGTCTGCCTGTAATAATGATCTTCAGTCAGTTATCGATGCCGCCACCGGGAAGAACGTTTCCCGGATGCTGTGTGTCGCTATCGATTTGCAAAACCTGCCTGAGATGCTTGAGACGGTTAATCGCTTTGATAATGTCTATGCGTCGGCGGGTGTGCATCCGCTGCATGTATCTGATGGGGTCCCGGAAGTCGCCACGTTGCTCGGTTATGCCGCCGATGCAAATGTGATTGCGCTGGGTGAAACCGGACTGGATTACTATTACCAGAAAGACACAGTAGAGCAGCAACGGGAGAGCTTTGTAAACCATCTCAAAGCATCGGCTGAAGCGCGCTTACCGGTGATTGTGCATACCCGTGATGCCCGTGAAGATACCATTAGCATATTACGTCAGCACGTTGATACGGACGTCGCTGGCGTGTTGCACTGTTTCACCGAAAACTGGGAAATGGCGCGGCAGGCGATGGACCTGAATTTCATGATCTCTTTTTCCGGAATCATCACCTTCCGTAATGCAGCAGAGCTCCGTGAGGTTGTCCGTCAGGTTCCGATGGAAAACCTGTTGATCGAAACAGACTCTCCCTATCTGGCCCCGGTGCCATATCGTGGTAAGCCCAATGAGCCGCAGTATGTTGTCGAAGTTGCGCAGTGTGTTGCCGATATCAAAGGTCTGCGGATCGAAGAAGTGGCCGAGATAACCAGCGATAACTTCGACCGTATATTTAATAAAGCGGTCACTGGCTGA
- a CDS encoding PilZ domain-containing protein, with translation MSVVPRMSHGILSLAIETKEDLYKSYMPFIKNGGLFIPTTRTYQLGEEVFMLLSLIDEDDKIPVTGKVIWVTPRAAQGGRIPGIGIQLSQDDATLISKIETYIATQLNSGRRTNTM, from the coding sequence ATGTCAGTTGTACCCCGCATGAGTCATGGAATTCTCTCCCTGGCAATTGAGACCAAGGAAGATCTCTATAAATCATATATGCCCTTTATCAAAAATGGCGGGTTATTCATTCCTACTACCCGAACTTATCAGCTTGGCGAAGAGGTGTTTATGCTGCTAAGTCTGATCGATGAAGACGACAAGATTCCGGTGACCGGCAAGGTTATCTGGGTCACCCCGCGTGCGGCTCAGGGAGGACGAATACCGGGTATTGGTATTCAGCTGTCTCAGGATGATGCTACGCTGATCTCCAAGATCGAAACCTATATTGCGACACAGCTGAATTCGGGCCGACGCACCAATACCATGTAA
- a CDS encoding DNA polymerase III subunit delta', which translates to MSDSLWQDRPVVLPWLKGRWEYLLELKAQNRFPHALLINGPEGIGKACFALALANYVLCRNPQGGAACGHCRSCELTGSGGHPDLYQLKPDEPGKPIKIDQIRELTDFIYSTAQQGGYRVVIIDPADSMNINAANALLKMLEEPGSNTLLMLLTHRLGQMLPTIKSRCQRVDMPPADIPLATQWVATQLEVDASEAAQLLVIAHNSPLQALAYKQDDLLGLRAKVLKGLADILKSRSSAVEVAQSLYKEDLELVLGWVYSWTVDIARSAEGQADPELLRHADAKNMLLALARKVSSRKLYRFADQVQAARKDLMFRRNPNKQLLMEKLLSEWYSLPRAN; encoded by the coding sequence GTGAGTGATTCACTCTGGCAGGATCGACCAGTAGTATTGCCCTGGCTGAAAGGCCGGTGGGAATACCTTCTTGAACTGAAAGCGCAGAACCGTTTTCCCCATGCGCTGCTGATTAATGGCCCCGAGGGGATCGGTAAAGCCTGCTTTGCGCTGGCGCTGGCGAATTATGTGCTTTGCCGCAATCCACAGGGGGGCGCGGCTTGCGGGCACTGTCGTAGCTGTGAGCTGACCGGAAGTGGTGGTCATCCGGATCTCTATCAGCTTAAGCCCGACGAGCCGGGGAAGCCGATAAAGATTGACCAGATCCGAGAGCTGACCGACTTTATCTACTCCACCGCGCAGCAGGGTGGTTATCGTGTAGTGATTATCGATCCTGCCGACAGTATGAACATCAATGCTGCCAACGCTCTGCTGAAAATGCTGGAAGAGCCGGGCTCGAACACGTTGCTGATGCTTCTGACCCATCGTTTAGGGCAGATGCTGCCGACCATTAAGAGTCGTTGCCAGCGGGTTGATATGCCGCCAGCGGATATACCGCTGGCAACCCAGTGGGTTGCTACTCAGCTTGAAGTTGACGCCTCAGAAGCCGCTCAGCTGTTAGTCATTGCTCATAACTCTCCACTGCAGGCGCTGGCGTATAAGCAGGACGACCTTCTGGGGCTGCGGGCCAAAGTTCTCAAGGGGTTGGCAGATATTCTGAAAAGTCGCAGTAGCGCTGTTGAGGTGGCACAGTCGCTGTATAAAGAAGATCTTGAGCTGGTGCTTGGCTGGGTCTATAGCTGGACAGTCGATATCGCCAGGTCTGCCGAGGGGCAGGCTGATCCTGAATTGTTGCGGCACGCAGATGCCAAAAATATGCTGCTGGCACTGGCGCGTAAAGTCAGCAGTCGGAAACTCTACCGCTTTGCTGATCAGGTACAGGCTGCGCGCAAGGATCTGATGTTTCGTCGTAATCCGAATAAGCAATTGTTAATGGAGAAGCTTTTAAGTGAATGGTATTCACTGCCGCGGGCTAACTAA